A stretch of Methanococcus voltae DNA encodes these proteins:
- a CDS encoding uroporphyrinogen decarboxylase family protein: MTGDKMNPLQRAKAKANGESIDRLPCNPNIGNGIARIAGYKISEFNHNSDALADAVIQSYKIFGMDGTRVFTDLFLIAEAMGAKVNKPEDNTADLEEPAIDDVSKIDDLKIIDPYNDGRIPIHLRAMKKVKEEIGDEVSVTASVVGPFTNAFFLIGIERMTKMLLKDPESVHKLCEISLKNCMKLTDAALEQGVGVTISEPLSSCTVISPKHFRKYSAPYLKRLIDYMRSKGIGNIVLHICGKTDPIWDDLVDMGVNVLSIDDIADLKLCADRVGDKMAVAGNVDPSAIMYAGTKEQVRKATLKSIQEGYKAKKGFIVMSGCSLPVEVPIENIQVMMDTVREVGWPITDEKLENLMNSTKYE, translated from the coding sequence ATGACTGGCGACAAAATGAACCCTTTACAAAGAGCTAAAGCTAAAGCAAATGGGGAATCAATCGATAGATTACCTTGTAATCCAAATATTGGAAACGGTATTGCAAGAATTGCAGGTTATAAAATTTCAGAATTCAATCATAATTCTGATGCATTAGCTGACGCAGTTATACAATCATATAAAATATTTGGAATGGATGGTACGAGAGTTTTTACGGATTTATTTTTAATAGCTGAAGCAATGGGTGCAAAAGTTAATAAACCGGAAGATAACACTGCAGATTTAGAAGAACCTGCAATTGACGACGTTTCAAAAATTGATGATTTGAAAATAATAGACCCTTATAATGATGGTAGAATTCCTATACATTTAAGAGCTATGAAAAAAGTTAAGGAAGAAATCGGTGATGAAGTTTCAGTAACTGCTTCTGTGGTAGGTCCTTTTACAAATGCTTTCTTTTTGATAGGTATTGAAAGAATGACTAAAATGTTATTGAAAGACCCGGAATCCGTTCATAAATTATGCGAAATTTCTTTAAAAAATTGTATGAAATTAACTGATGCAGCATTGGAACAAGGTGTCGGTGTTACAATTTCAGAACCTTTATCTTCCTGTACTGTAATAAGTCCTAAACACTTTAGAAAGTACTCTGCACCTTACCTTAAAAGATTAATTGATTATATGCGGTCAAAAGGTATTGGAAATATTGTATTACACATCTGTGGTAAAACAGACCCTATATGGGATGATTTAGTTGACATGGGTGTTAATGTATTAAGTATTGATGATATAGCTGATTTAAAGCTTTGTGCAGACAGAGTTGGCGATAAAATGGCAGTTGCAGGAAACGTTGACCCCTCGGCAATAATGTATGCAGGAACTAAGGAACAAGTTAGAAAAGCTACATTAAAAAGTATTCAAGAAGGTTATAAGGCTAAAAAAGGCTTTATAGTAATGTCTGGTTGCAGTTTGCCCGTAGAGGTTCCAATTGAAAACATACAAGTTATGATGGATACCGTAAGGGAAGTGGGTTGGCCAATAACCGATGAGAAATTAGAAAATTTAATGAATAGTACAAAATATGAATAA
- a CDS encoding uroporphyrinogen decarboxylase family protein, with protein sequence MEDKMTPLQRAKAKANGESIDRLPCNPNLSNGIARISGCKISEFNNDPRALADAVIATYRRFGADGAKVFTDLFLLSEAMGAKMKMPDDDTVDLLEPAINDISEIDKIPLIDPYNDARLPIHLKAMEYVYEELKDEVPCTALIVGPFTNAFFIIGVEKMTKLMIKDPESVHKLCEISLENCIRFTDAAIKTGVGISIAEPMASCTVISPKHFREFCAPYLSKYVDFIKSKLNGVSIHICGQTAAIWTDIADMGINAFSIDDIADLEDCASKIGDRMVITGNVDPSAVMYAGTKEEVRKAVLKCVQQGYKAKKGYGIMSGCGLPVETPIENIDVMMDTAREIGWPVNDEKLEYLLSIDKYDE encoded by the coding sequence ATGGAAGATAAGATGACTCCTTTACAAAGAGCTAAAGCTAAAGCAAACGGGGAATCAATCGATAGATTACCTTGTAATCCTAACCTTTCAAACGGTATTGCAAGAATTTCCGGCTGTAAAATTTCAGAATTTAACAATGACCCAAGAGCTTTAGCAGATGCAGTTATTGCAACGTACAGAAGATTTGGTGCAGATGGTGCAAAAGTTTTCACCGATTTGTTTTTGTTATCTGAAGCAATGGGTGCTAAAATGAAAATGCCTGATGATGATACCGTTGATTTATTAGAGCCTGCAATCAATGATATTTCAGAAATTGATAAAATACCGTTAATAGACCCTTATAATGATGCAAGATTACCTATTCATTTAAAGGCAATGGAATATGTCTACGAAGAGTTAAAAGACGAAGTACCTTGTACTGCTCTCATTGTAGGTCCTTTTACAAATGCTTTCTTTATAATTGGTGTCGAAAAAATGACAAAATTAATGATAAAAGACCCAGAATCAGTTCATAAATTATGCGAAATATCCCTTGAAAACTGTATACGATTTACCGATGCAGCCATAAAGACTGGTGTAGGTATAAGTATTGCAGAACCTATGGCTTCTTGTACCGTAATAAGCCCTAAACATTTTAGGGAGTTTTGCGCCCCATATTTATCAAAGTATGTTGATTTCATAAAATCAAAACTTAACGGTGTTTCCATACACATTTGCGGTCAAACTGCAGCAATATGGACTGATATCGCAGATATGGGTATTAATGCATTTAGTATCGATGATATCGCAGATTTGGAAGATTGTGCAAGTAAAATTGGCGATAGAATGGTTATTACCGGTAATGTTGACCCTTCAGCGGTAATGTATGCAGGAACTAAGGAAGAAGTTAGAAAAGCAGTCTTAAAATGTGTTCAGCAAGGTTATAAAGCTAAAAAAGGCTACGGTATTATGTCAGGCTGTGGATTACCTGTAGAAACACCTATCGAAAACATAGACGTAATGATGGATACTGCAAGAGAAATCGGTTGGCCTGTAAATGACGAAAAATTAGAATATTTATTAAGTATTGATAAATATGACGAATAA